One region of Lathamus discolor isolate bLatDis1 chromosome 2, bLatDis1.hap1, whole genome shotgun sequence genomic DNA includes:
- the LOC136009476 gene encoding feather keratin 1-like, which yields MACSDLCRPCGPTPLANSCNEPCVRQCEDSRVVIQPPAVLVTLPGPILSSFPQSTTVGSSSSAAVGNVLSAQGVPVSSGGFGYGLGYGYGGLGYGFGGLGCYGRGRGYNIC from the coding sequence ATGGCCTGCTCCGACCTCTGCCGCCCCTGCGGACCCACCccgctggccaacagctgcaacgAGCCCTGTGTCAGGCAGTGCGAGGACTCCCGCGTCGTCATCCAGCCTCCCGCCGTGCTGGTCACCCTGCCaggacccatcctcagctccttcccccagagcaCCACCGTCGGATCCTCCTCATCCGCTGCCGTGGGCAACGTCCTCAGCGCCCAGGGAGTGCCCGTCTCCTCTGGGGGCTTCGGCTACGGCCTTGGCTACGGCTATGGAGGCCTGGGCTACGGCTTCGGAGGCCTGGGCTGCTatggcagaggaagaggatACAACATCTGCTAA
- the LOC136009477 gene encoding feather keratin 1-like, whose product MACSDRCSPCGPTLLANSCNEPCVRQCEDSRVVIQPPAVLVTLPGPILSSFPQSTAVGSSSSAAVGNVLSAQGVPVSSGGFGYGLGYGYGGLGYGFGGLGCYGRGRGYNIC is encoded by the coding sequence ATGGCCTGCTCCGACCGCTGCAGCCCCTGCGGACCCACCCTgctggccaacagctgcaacgAGCCCTGTGTCAGGCAGTGCGAGGACTCCCGCGTCGTCATCCAGCCTCCCGCCGTGCTGGTCACCCTGCCaggacccatcctcagctccttcccccagagcaCCGCCGTCGGATCCTCCTCATCCGCTGCCGTGGGCAACGTCCTCAGCGCCCAGGGAGTGCCCGTCTCCTCTGGGGGCTTCGGCTACGGCCTGGGCTACGGCTACGGGGGCCTGGGCTACGGCTTCGGAGGCCTGGGCTGCTACGGCAGAGGAAGAGGATACAACATCTGCTAA
- the LOC136009479 gene encoding feather keratin 1-like yields MACYDRCSPCGPTPLANSCNEPCVRQCEDSRVVIQPSTVLVTLPGPILSSFPQSTAVGSSSSAAVGNVLSAQGVPVSSGGFGYGLGYGYGGLGYGFGGLGCYGRGRGYNIC; encoded by the coding sequence ATGGCCTGCTACGACCGCTGCAGCCCCTGCGGACCCACCccgctggccaacagctgcaacgAGCCCTGTGTCAGGCAGTGCGAGGACTCCCGCGTCGTCATCCAGCCTTCCACCGTGCTGGTCACCCTGCCaggacccatcctcagctccttcccccagagcaCCGCCGTCGGATCCTCCTCATCCGCTGCCGTGGGCAACGTCCTCAGCGCCCAGGGAGTGCCCGTCTCCTCTGGGGGCTTCGGCTACGGCCTTGGCTATGGCTACGGGGGCCTGGGCTACGGCTTCGGAGGCCTGGGCTGCTatggcagaggaagaggatACAACATCTGCTAA
- the LOC136009480 gene encoding feather keratin 1-like yields MACSDLCRPCGPTPLANSCNEPCVRQCEDSRVVIQPPAVLVTLPGPILSSFPQSTAVGSSSSAAVGNVLSAQGVPVSSGGFGYGLGYGYGGLGYGFGGLGYGFGGLGCYGGGRGYNIC; encoded by the coding sequence ATGGCCTGCTCCGACCTCTGCCGCCCCTGCGGACCCACCccgctggccaacagctgcaacgAGCCCTGTGTCAGGCAGTGCGAGGACTCCCGCGTCGTCATCCAGCCTCCCGCCGTGCTGGTCACCCTGCCaggacccatcctcagctccttcccccagagcaCCGCCGTCGGATCCTCCTCATCCGCTGCCGTGGGCAACGTCCTAAGCGCCCAGGGAGTGCCCGTCTCCTCTGGGGGCTTCGGCTACGGCCTTGGCTACGGCTACGGGGGCCTGGGCTACGGCTTCGGAGGCCTGGGCTACGGCTTCGGAGGCCTGGGCTGCTACGGCGGAGGAAGAGGATACAACATCTGCTAA
- the LOC136009481 gene encoding feather beta keratin-like, whose product MACYDRCSPCGPTPLANSCNEPCVRQCEDSRVVIQPPAVLVTLPGPILSSFPQSTAVGSSSSAAVGNVLSAQGVPVSSGGFGYGLGYGYGGLGCYSGGRGYIC is encoded by the coding sequence ATGGCCTGCTATGACCGCTGCAGCCCCTGCGGACCGACCCCactggccaacagctgcaacgAGCCCTGTGTCAGGCAGTGCGAGGACTCCCGCGTCGTCATCCAGCCTCCCGCCGTGCTGGTCACCCTGCCaggacccatcctcagctccttcccccagagcaCCGCCGTCGGATCCTCCTCATCCGCTGCCGTGGGCAACGTCCTCAGCGCCCAGGGAGTGCCCGTCTCCTCTGGGGGCTTCGGCTACGGCCTTGGCTACGGCTACGGGGGCCTGGGCTGCTACAGCGGAGGAAGAGGTTACATCTGCTAA
- the LOC136009482 gene encoding feather keratin 1-like, translating into MACSDLCRPCGPTPLANSCNEPCVRQCEDSRVVIQPSTVLVTLPGPILSSFPQSTAVGSSSSAAVGNVLSAQGVPVSSGGFGYGLGYGYGGLGCYGGGRGYIC; encoded by the coding sequence ATGGCCTGCTCCGACCTCTGCCGCCCCTGCGGACCCACCccgctggccaacagctgcaacgAGCCCTGTGTCAGGCAGTGCGAGGACTCCCGCGTCGTCATCCAGCCTTCCACCGTGCTGGTCACCCTGCCaggacccatcctcagctccttcccccagagcaCCGCCGTCGGATCCTCCTCATCCGCTGCCGTGGGCAACGTCCTCAGTGCCCAGGGAGTGCCCGTCTCCTCTGGAGGCTTCGGCTACGGCCTTGGCTACGGCTACGGGGGCCTGGGCTGCTACGGCGGAGGAAGAGGTTACATCTGCTAA
- the LOC136009483 gene encoding feather beta keratin-like has protein sequence MACYDRCSPCGPTPLANSCNEPCVRQCEDSRVVIQPSTVLVTLPGPILSSFPQSTAVGSSSSAAVGNVLSAQGVPVSSGGFGYGLGYGYGGLGCYGRGRGYNIC, from the coding sequence ATGGCCTGCTACGACCGCTGCAGCCCCTGCGGACCCACCccgctggccaacagctgcaacgAGCCCTGTGTCAGGCAGTGCGAGGACTCCCGCGTCGTCATCCAGCCTTCCACCGTGCTGGTCACCCTGCCaggacccatcctcagctccttcccccagagcaCCGCCGTCGGATCCTCCTCATCCGCTGCCGTGGGCAACGTCCTCAGCGCCCAGGGAGTGCCCGTCTCCTCTGGGGGCTTCGGCTACGGCCTGGGCTACGGCTACGGGGGCCTGGGCTGCTatggcagaggaagaggatACAACATCTGCTAA
- the LOC136009484 gene encoding feather keratin 1-like, with protein MACSDLCRPCGPTPLANSCNEPCVRQCEDSRVVIQPSTVLVTLPGPILSSFPQSTAVGSSSSAAVGNVLSAQGVPVSSGGFGYGLGYGFGGLGYGFIGLGCYGRGRGYNIC; from the coding sequence ATGGCCTGCTCCGACCTCTGCCGCCCCTGCGGACCCACCccgctggccaacagctgcaacgAGCCCTGTGTCAGGCAGTGCGAGGACTCCCGCGTCGTCATCCAGCCTTCCACCGTGCTGGTCACCCTGCCaggacccatcctcagctccttcccccagagcaCCGCCGTCGGATCCTCCTCATCCGCTGCCGTGGGCAACGTCCTCAGCGCCCAGGGAGTGCCAGTCTCCTCTGGGGGCTTCGGCTACGGCCTTGGCTATGGCTTCGGAGGCCTTGGCTACGGCTTTATAGGCCTGGGCTGCTACGGCAGAGGAAGAGGATACAACATCTGCTAA
- the LOC136009485 gene encoding feather keratin 1-like — translation MACSDLCSPCGPTPLANSCNEPCVRQCEDSRVVIQPSTVLVTLPGPILSSFPQSTAVGSSSSAAVGNVLSAQGVPVSSGGFGYGLGYGYGGLGYGFGGLGCYGRGRGYNIC, via the coding sequence ATGGCCTGCTCCGACCTCTGCAGCCCCTGCGGACCCACCccgctggccaacagctgcaacgAGCCCTGTGTCAGGCAGTGCGAGGACTCCCGCGTCGTCATCCAGCCTTCCACCGTGCTGGTCACCCTGCCaggacccatcctcagctccttcccccagagcaCCGCCGTCGGATCCTCCTCTTCCGCTGCCGTGGGCAACGTCCTCAGCGCCCAGGGAGTGCCCGTCTCCTCTGGGGGCTTCGGCTACGGCCTTGGCTATGGCTACGGGGGCCTGGGCTACGGCTTCGGAGGCCTGGGCTGCTACGGCAGAGGAAGAGGATACAACATCTGCTAA